A genomic region of Candidatus Zixiibacteriota bacterium contains the following coding sequences:
- a CDS encoding response regulator, with protein MNAECKILVVDDEEMLRNLLVKILVQEGYGVDTAENGEEALDKLSQGTYDLLISDIKMPKMNGFELLKNVRSKYPSIGVIIMTAYGDSYSVKDALLLGADEYITKPFKSFEINLIVERAYWRLMSGRGNISREG; from the coding sequence ATGAATGCTGAATGCAAAATTTTGGTGGTTGATGATGAGGAAATGCTTCGTAACCTGCTTGTGAAAATTCTTGTTCAGGAAGGGTATGGTGTAGATACTGCCGAAAACGGCGAGGAAGCGTTAGATAAACTCTCTCAGGGAACATACGATCTCCTTATTTCCGATATTAAAATGCCCAAAATGAATGGGTTTGAGTTGTTAAAAAATGTCCGCAGCAAATATCCATCGATCGGAGTGATTATTATGACCGCCTATGGGGATTCATATAGCGTCAAGGACGCGTTGCTGCTTGGAGCTGATGAATATATTACTAAACCGTTCAAGAGTTTTGAGATAAATCTTATAGTTGAACGTGCCTACTGGAGATTGATGTCCGGTCGAGGGAATATATCAAGAGAAGGCTAA
- a CDS encoding FapA family protein, with translation MNQATDQKKNGADSALSESNIRVTIVPDKMTATIRIPWPSEDNPPPTPDEIKQALNTHKISFGIDEELIEKIVTDSLYDQDITIATGKQPVKGLDAQLEYKFEEIQKLQPKEDDEGRIDYKDISFVRCTEKDQLLVVKSPANEGIPGTNVLGEKVSAKTGKDIKLPAGQNTRISDNGLELYADCNGSLVTSGRRINVNEIHIIGGGVNTKTGNIKHNGSLIIKGSVEANYEVIAKGDIEIYKNVEDAKIISGGSIMVKGGFWGSRNGLLKAATDVHCKYVDDQIIGAGHAIYVGGEVFNSLLTAHERVIVKGSKGRIVGGKIMAGDEIKATILGSEAGTRTKLQVAYNAELMKKYRTVINEIKQLNENEERVNEGLYAFYRLQMDGKLAPNKEAALKKLEAFKKNLPAQKEKFAKQKEALETKIQQNQNAKIIAIKKVYPGVVLHFGIIYKEITDEMGPSLFQLSGGTITHGEFKPGKGDF, from the coding sequence TTGAATCAAGCCACTGACCAGAAGAAAAATGGGGCTGATTCCGCTCTTTCGGAATCGAATATAAGAGTAACAATTGTACCCGATAAAATGACCGCAACCATAAGAATTCCCTGGCCGTCGGAAGATAATCCGCCTCCAACCCCGGATGAAATCAAGCAGGCTCTTAATACCCATAAAATCTCTTTTGGGATTGATGAAGAACTCATTGAGAAAATAGTAACTGATTCACTATATGATCAGGATATAACTATAGCGACTGGAAAACAGCCTGTAAAGGGATTAGATGCTCAATTAGAATATAAGTTTGAAGAGATCCAAAAATTACAGCCCAAGGAAGACGACGAAGGCAGGATCGACTACAAAGATATTAGTTTTGTTCGATGCACGGAAAAAGATCAATTACTTGTCGTAAAATCACCAGCCAACGAAGGGATTCCCGGGACAAACGTTCTCGGTGAAAAAGTCTCAGCCAAAACGGGCAAAGATATCAAATTACCAGCCGGGCAAAATACTCGCATCTCTGACAACGGATTGGAATTGTACGCCGATTGCAATGGTTCTCTGGTGACAAGCGGAAGACGGATCAACGTTAATGAAATACACATAATTGGCGGCGGGGTTAATACCAAAACCGGTAATATTAAGCATAATGGCTCGCTTATAATTAAAGGAAGTGTGGAAGCTAATTATGAAGTAATCGCCAAAGGCGATATTGAAATATACAAAAATGTTGAGGATGCCAAAATCATCAGTGGGGGCAGCATAATGGTAAAAGGCGGTTTTTGGGGAAGTCGCAACGGCCTTCTCAAAGCAGCCACTGATGTTCATTGCAAATATGTCGATGATCAGATAATTGGGGCCGGGCACGCGATTTATGTTGGAGGCGAAGTATTTAATAGCCTCTTAACTGCCCATGAACGAGTTATCGTAAAGGGATCCAAGGGTCGAATCGTCGGCGGTAAAATAATGGCCGGAGATGAGATTAAAGCTACAATTTTGGGCTCGGAAGCCGGCACGAGAACCAAACTTCAGGTTGCCTATAACGCTGAATTGATGAAAAAATACCGGACCGTGATAAATGAAATTAAGCAGTTAAATGAAAACGAAGAAAGAGTCAATGAGGGACTTTACGCTTTTTATAGGCTGCAAATGGATGGTAAATTGGCGCCGAATAAGGAAGCGGCCCTAAAGAAACTGGAAGCATTTAAGAAAAATTTACCAGCACAAAAAGAAAAATTTGCCAAACAAAAAGAAGCATTAGAAACGAAAATCCAGCAAAATCAAAATGCCAAAATCATTGCGATTAAGAAAGTCTATCCTGGAGTGGTGCTGCATTTTGGTATCATTTATAAAGAAATCACCGATGAAATGGGTCCTTCGTTATTCCAGTTAAGTGGAGGAACTATCACTCATGGGGAATTTAAGCCCGGTAAAGGTGATTTCTGA